In Phaeobacter inhibens DSM 16374, the following proteins share a genomic window:
- a CDS encoding biotin--[acetyl-CoA-carboxylase] ligase: protein MSDWPEGYGRSLLEEVDSTLDEAARRAPTLTGPEWIMAKRQTKGRGRRGRAWKEPKGNFAATLVMRPEGPPDQVALRSFVAALALYDACVALCGETAGLALKWPNDVLLNGGKLAGILLESAGAAGGVTHLSIGLGVNLIETPMQEWLEPGAVWPVSLLSETGIHVTPEDFLTELAAAYDRYEIQFVTYGFEPIRTAWLARAARLGEVIIARTSNSETEGTFETVDANGNLVLKTAKGRVNIPAADIFF, encoded by the coding sequence ATGAGTGATTGGCCAGAGGGATACGGACGCAGCCTGCTTGAAGAGGTGGACAGCACCCTGGATGAGGCCGCGCGTCGTGCGCCCACATTGACCGGCCCTGAATGGATCATGGCCAAGCGCCAGACCAAGGGACGGGGCCGTAGAGGGCGTGCGTGGAAGGAACCCAAGGGGAATTTCGCCGCAACCCTGGTGATGCGGCCGGAGGGGCCGCCTGATCAGGTGGCGCTGCGCAGTTTTGTTGCGGCGCTGGCGCTCTATGATGCCTGTGTGGCGCTCTGCGGCGAGACGGCTGGACTTGCACTGAAATGGCCCAATGATGTGCTTTTGAACGGTGGAAAGCTGGCTGGCATTCTTCTGGAGAGTGCAGGCGCTGCCGGCGGCGTCACCCATCTGTCAATTGGGCTCGGGGTCAATCTGATTGAGACGCCGATGCAGGAGTGGCTGGAGCCGGGCGCCGTCTGGCCTGTTTCATTGCTGTCGGAAACCGGGATCCACGTCACGCCGGAGGATTTCCTGACCGAGCTGGCTGCAGCCTACGACCGCTATGAAATCCAATTCGTCACCTATGGGTTTGAGCCGATCCGCACGGCCTGGTTGGCGCGCGCGGCCCGTCTGGGAGAGGTGATCATCGCGCGCACCTCCAATTCCGAAACCGAGGGCACTTTTGAGACGGTAGACGCCAATGGCAACCTCGTCCTAAAAACCGCCAAGGGCCGCGTCAATATCCCAGCGGCGGACATCTTTTTCTAG
- the nuoN gene encoding NADH-quinone oxidoreductase subunit NuoN, producing MIPADLTVILPEIVLALSAMAALLGAVYTGKDKLAPALIWLMAGLMSALAIWIGTGASGSREAFNGMFVDDGFARFAKVAILLSASAVLVMGQDYMSRRGMLRFEYPILVALSAVGMMVMVSAGNLMSLYMGLELQSLALYVVASLRRDSVKSTEAGLKYFVLGALSSGLLLYGASLVYGFAGTTDFAGIYAVAKHGEVSIGLLFGLVFLISGLAFKVSAVPFHMWTPDVYEGAPTPVTAFFASAPKVAAMGLFARVMHDAFGHAVQDWSQVIALLSLLSMFVGAVAAIGQRDIKRLMAYSSIAHMGYALMGLAAGTAYGVQALLVYMAIYVSMNIGTFAFILMMEKDGKPITDIRALNLYSRREPGKALAMLILLFSLAGVPPMLGFFGKLYVLNAAYQAGLAWLAVAGVIASVIGAFYYLRIVYYMYFGEEGEELETNRSPILWGFLMASAAVMLLGIINMFGIEGAAASAAATLVN from the coding sequence ATGATCCCAGCTGATCTCACCGTTATCCTGCCAGAGATTGTTCTGGCGCTCAGCGCAATGGCGGCGCTCCTTGGCGCCGTCTACACCGGCAAGGACAAACTGGCCCCGGCGTTGATCTGGCTGATGGCCGGCCTGATGTCTGCACTTGCGATCTGGATCGGGACAGGCGCGTCCGGTAGCCGTGAGGCGTTCAACGGCATGTTTGTCGACGACGGGTTCGCCCGTTTTGCCAAGGTTGCCATTCTGCTATCGGCCTCGGCGGTTCTGGTCATGGGCCAGGATTACATGTCGCGCCGCGGCATGCTGCGGTTTGAATACCCCATCCTCGTTGCGCTCAGCGCGGTGGGCATGATGGTTATGGTCTCTGCCGGCAACCTGATGTCGCTCTATATGGGCCTCGAACTGCAGTCGCTGGCGCTCTATGTTGTGGCGTCCTTGCGTCGTGACAGCGTGAAATCGACCGAAGCCGGCCTGAAATATTTCGTGCTCGGCGCGCTGTCCTCCGGCTTGCTGCTCTATGGCGCGTCCTTGGTCTACGGCTTTGCGGGAACCACCGACTTTGCAGGCATCTACGCTGTTGCCAAGCACGGTGAAGTGTCCATCGGCCTGCTGTTTGGTCTGGTCTTCCTGATCTCTGGCTTGGCGTTCAAGGTCTCTGCTGTGCCGTTCCACATGTGGACCCCGGACGTTTATGAAGGCGCACCCACGCCAGTTACCGCATTCTTTGCATCGGCGCCGAAGGTTGCCGCCATGGGCCTGTTTGCGCGTGTGATGCATGATGCCTTTGGCCATGCGGTGCAGGACTGGAGCCAGGTAATTGCACTGCTGTCGCTGCTGTCCATGTTTGTGGGGGCTGTCGCCGCGATTGGTCAGCGCGATATCAAACGTCTGATGGCCTATTCCTCGATTGCGCATATGGGCTATGCGTTGATGGGTCTTGCAGCAGGCACCGCCTATGGTGTGCAGGCGTTGCTGGTCTATATGGCGATCTACGTCTCCATGAACATCGGCACCTTTGCCTTCATCCTGATGATGGAGAAGGATGGCAAGCCAATCACCGATATCCGCGCGCTGAACCTCTATTCCCGTCGCGAGCCGGGCAAGGCGCTGGCGATGCTGATCCTGCTCTTTTCGCTGGCTGGGGTGCCGCCGATGCTGGGATTCTTCGGCAAGCTCTATGTGCTGAACGCGGCCTATCAGGCGGGTTTGGCGTGGCTTGCGGTTGCGGGCGTGATCGCCTCGGTCATCGGGGCCTTCTACTACCTGCGTATCGTTTACTACATGTATTTCGGTGAAGAGGGAGAGGAGCTGGAAACCAACCGCTCGCCAATCCTCTGGGGGTTCCTGATGGCGTCGGCTGCGGTGATGCTTCTGGGTATTATCAACATGTTCGGCATCGAGGGTGCAGCAGCATCAGCGGCTGCCACGCTGGTCAACTGA
- a CDS encoding NADH-quinone oxidoreductase subunit M, producing MDNLLSIVTFIPALAAAILALFLRGEDEAAQRNAKSVALFATTITFLVSLGIYFQFDPSDTGFQFVEEAEWIFGLKYKMGVDGISVLFVMLTTFVMPLTILASWGVNTRVKEYMIAFLMLETLMLGVFMALDLVLFYLFFEAGLIPMFLIIGIWGGKERIYASFKFFLYTFFGSVLMLVAMVAMYADAGTTDIAQLLTHSFSASSFDLLGIHVVGGMQTLLFLAFFASFAVKMPMWPVHTWLPDAHVQAPTAGSVVLAAILLKMGGYGFLRFSLPMFPVGADVMTDLILWMSAIAVVYTSLVALVQSDMKKLIAYSSVAHMGFVTMGIFAANQQGIDGAIFQMLSHGFISAALFLCVGVIYDRMHTRDIDAYGGLVIRMPAYALVFMFFTMGNVGLPGTSGFIGEFLTLMGTFQKNTWVAAVAATGVIFSAGYALWLYRRVVFGDLIKGSLKTIKDMTARERFIFAPLVVMTILLGVYPALVTDIISPSTEALIANFNESLAAADLSPATQMASH from the coding sequence ATGGACAATCTCCTTTCTATTGTCACCTTTATCCCGGCGCTTGCAGCGGCCATCCTGGCCCTGTTCCTGCGCGGCGAGGATGAGGCGGCGCAGCGTAACGCCAAATCTGTTGCGCTCTTTGCCACCACGATCACTTTCCTGGTGAGCCTTGGCATCTATTTCCAGTTCGACCCCTCCGACACGGGCTTTCAGTTTGTGGAAGAGGCCGAGTGGATCTTTGGCTTGAAGTACAAGATGGGTGTCGATGGCATTTCTGTGCTCTTCGTGATGCTCACCACCTTTGTTATGCCGCTGACCATTCTGGCTAGCTGGGGTGTGAATACCCGCGTCAAGGAATACATGATCGCCTTCCTGATGCTGGAAACGCTGATGCTTGGCGTGTTCATGGCGCTGGATCTGGTACTGTTCTATCTGTTCTTCGAGGCTGGCCTGATCCCGATGTTCCTGATCATTGGCATCTGGGGGGGCAAGGAACGGATCTACGCGTCGTTCAAATTCTTCCTCTACACCTTCTTCGGCTCGGTGCTGATGCTGGTGGCGATGGTTGCGATGTACGCAGATGCGGGCACCACCGATATCGCGCAGCTGCTGACGCATAGCTTCTCTGCGAGTAGTTTTGATCTTCTGGGAATCCATGTTGTTGGCGGGATGCAGACGCTGCTGTTCCTGGCCTTCTTTGCCTCTTTCGCGGTGAAAATGCCGATGTGGCCGGTCCACACATGGCTGCCGGACGCCCACGTGCAGGCGCCGACTGCAGGTTCCGTGGTGCTGGCGGCGATCCTGTTGAAGATGGGCGGATACGGCTTCTTGCGCTTCAGCTTGCCGATGTTCCCTGTCGGGGCTGACGTGATGACGGACCTGATCCTGTGGATGTCCGCGATCGCGGTTGTCTACACCTCGCTGGTGGCGCTGGTGCAGTCGGACATGAAGAAGCTGATTGCTTATTCGTCCGTCGCGCATATGGGGTTTGTGACCATGGGTATCTTTGCCGCCAACCAGCAGGGCATTGATGGCGCGATCTTCCAGATGCTGAGCCACGGCTTCATCTCGGCGGCGCTGTTCCTTTGTGTTGGCGTCATCTATGATCGGATGCACACGCGGGACATCGACGCCTATGGTGGTCTTGTCATCCGTATGCCTGCCTATGCGTTGGTCTTCATGTTCTTCACCATGGGCAACGTCGGCCTGCCGGGCACCTCGGGCTTCATCGGTGAATTCCTGACCCTGATGGGCACCTTCCAGAAAAACACCTGGGTGGCAGCCGTTGCCGCAACCGGTGTTATCTTCTCGGCGGGTTATGCGCTGTGGCTCTACCGCCGCGTGGTCTTTGGCGATCTGATCAAAGGCAGCCTCAAGACCATCAAGGATATGACTGCCCGCGAGCGGTTCATCTTTGCACCGCTGGTGGTGATGACCATCCTTCTGGGGGTCTACCCGGCGCTTGTCACCGATATCATCAGCCCGTCGACCGAGGCGCTGATTGCAAACTTCAATGAATCTCTGGCTGCCGCGGACCTGTCCCCGGCGACCCAGATGGCTTCGCACTAA
- the nuoL gene encoding NADH-quinone oxidoreductase subunit L, which yields METILLFAPLVGAIICGFGWKFIGETAATWTATGLLFLSALLSWIVFLSFDGVTQSIEIMRWIESGSLSTSWAIRLDRMTAIMLIVVTTVSSLVHLYSFGYMAHDPQWKDGESYKPRFFAYLSFFTFAMLMLVTSDNLVQMFFGWEGVGVASYLLIGFYYRKPSANAAAMKAFIVNRVGDFGFALGIFALFFLTDSINFDDIFAAVPQLAETQLSFLWSEWNAANLIAVLLFIGAMGKSAQLILHTWLPDAMEGPTPVSALIHAATMVTAGVFLVCRMSPLMEFAPEATTFITVLGATTAFFAATVGLVQTDIKRVIAYSTCSQLGYMFVAAGVGMYSAAMFHLFTHAFFKAMLFLGAGSVIHAMHHEQDMMNYGGLRKKIPYTFAAMMIGTLAITGVGIPLTHIGFAGFLSKDAIIESAYAGGSSYGFWMLVIAAAMTSFYSWRLIFLTFYGKPRGDKHTHDHAHESPMVMLIPLGVLALGAIFSGMLWYNSFFGHADKVGKFYGIPVAEASAAAHGEEAAEDAGHGADDSHGTTADDGHGAAEASGEHHYVFAGQPGEGALYFGADNTVLDDAHAAPKWVKVSPFIAMLFGLGLAILFYIVNPSLPGRLAKQQQPLYLFLKNKWYFDELYDFVFVKPTLMIGRFLWKRGDGKTIDGALNGIAMGIIPFFTRLAGRAQSGYIFTYAFWMVLGIAALVTWMSIGGGAH from the coding sequence ATGGAAACCATCCTTCTCTTTGCCCCTCTGGTCGGGGCCATCATTTGTGGCTTTGGCTGGAAGTTTATCGGCGAGACCGCAGCCACGTGGACCGCAACCGGGCTTTTGTTCCTGTCGGCGCTTTTGTCGTGGATTGTCTTCCTCAGCTTCGACGGGGTTACACAGTCGATTGAGATCATGCGCTGGATCGAAAGCGGCTCGCTGTCGACCTCCTGGGCGATCCGTCTGGACCGAATGACCGCGATCATGCTGATCGTTGTGACCACGGTGTCATCGCTGGTGCATCTCTATTCCTTTGGCTACATGGCCCATGATCCGCAGTGGAAAGACGGCGAGAGCTACAAGCCGCGCTTCTTTGCCTACCTGTCGTTCTTCACCTTTGCCATGCTGATGCTGGTGACCTCTGACAATCTGGTTCAGATGTTCTTTGGCTGGGAAGGCGTGGGCGTTGCCTCCTACCTGCTGATCGGCTTCTATTACCGCAAGCCCTCGGCCAACGCGGCTGCGATGAAAGCGTTTATCGTCAACCGTGTGGGTGATTTCGGCTTTGCGCTTGGTATCTTTGCCTTGTTCTTCCTGACCGACAGCATCAACTTTGACGACATCTTTGCAGCCGTGCCGCAGCTGGCGGAAACCCAGCTAAGCTTCCTGTGGTCGGAGTGGAATGCCGCCAATCTGATTGCAGTCCTGTTGTTCATTGGTGCCATGGGTAAATCGGCTCAGCTGATCCTGCACACGTGGTTGCCGGATGCGATGGAAGGCCCGACGCCGGTGTCGGCGCTGATCCACGCGGCCACCATGGTGACTGCGGGCGTATTCCTGGTCTGCCGCATGTCGCCGCTGATGGAGTTCGCGCCCGAGGCGACAACTTTCATCACCGTGCTGGGTGCAACCACGGCCTTCTTCGCGGCCACTGTAGGTCTGGTGCAGACCGACATCAAACGCGTCATCGCTTATTCGACCTGCTCGCAGCTTGGCTACATGTTCGTGGCCGCAGGTGTTGGCATGTATTCCGCCGCGATGTTCCACCTGTTCACACATGCCTTCTTCAAAGCGATGCTGTTCCTTGGCGCGGGCTCCGTCATCCACGCGATGCACCATGAGCAGGACATGATGAACTACGGTGGTCTGCGCAAAAAGATCCCCTATACCTTTGCCGCGATGATGATCGGCACGCTGGCCATCACCGGCGTTGGTATCCCGTTGACGCACATCGGGTTCGCTGGCTTCCTGTCGAAAGACGCCATCATCGAAAGCGCCTATGCAGGGGGATCCTCCTACGGGTTCTGGATGCTGGTGATCGCAGCCGCGATGACCTCCTTTTACAGCTGGCGCCTGATTTTCCTGACCTTTTACGGCAAGCCGCGCGGCGACAAGCATACGCATGATCACGCGCATGAAAGCCCCATGGTTATGTTGATCCCGCTGGGCGTGCTCGCCCTTGGTGCGATCTTCTCTGGCATGCTCTGGTATAACAGCTTCTTCGGCCATGCTGATAAGGTTGGCAAATTCTACGGCATCCCGGTGGCAGAAGCGTCTGCTGCAGCGCACGGCGAAGAGGCCGCAGAAGATGCGGGCCACGGCGCTGATGACAGCCACGGCACCACGGCGGACGACGGTCACGGCGCAGCTGAAGCATCCGGTGAGCATCACTATGTATTCGCGGGTCAACCGGGCGAAGGCGCGCTGTATTTCGGTGCCGACAATACTGTGCTGGATGACGCGCACGCCGCCCCGAAATGGGTGAAAGTGTCGCCGTTCATTGCGATGCTGTTTGGCCTTGGTCTTGCGATCCTGTTCTACATCGTGAACCCAAGCCTGCCGGGCCGTCTCGCCAAGCAACAGCAGCCGCTGTACCTGTTTCTCAAGAACAAGTGGTACTTTGACGAGCTCTATGACTTTGTCTTTGTCAAACCGACGCTGATGATCGGGCGTTTCCTGTGGAAGCGTGGTGATGGCAAGACGATTGACGGTGCCCTGAACGGTATCGCCATGGGCATCATTCCCTTCTTCACCCGCCTCGCCGGTCGCGCTCAGTCGGGTTACATTTTCACCTATGCCTTCTGGATGGTGCTGGGCATTGCTGCCCTGGTTACCTGGATGTCGATCGGCGGAGGAGCGCACTGA
- the nuoK gene encoding NADH-quinone oxidoreductase subunit NuoK, whose amino-acid sequence MITLEHYLTVAATLFVIGIFGLFLNRKNVIILLMSIELMLLAVNINLVAFSSFLGDLVGQVFTLFVLTVAAAEAAIGLAILVCFFRNRGTIAVEDINVMKG is encoded by the coding sequence ATGATCACACTCGAGCATTATCTAACCGTCGCGGCGACGCTGTTCGTCATCGGCATCTTCGGGCTCTTCCTGAACCGCAAGAACGTCATCATCCTGCTGATGAGCATCGAACTGATGCTCCTGGCGGTGAACATCAACCTTGTGGCCTTCTCCAGCTTCCTTGGCGATCTGGTGGGTCAGGTCTTCACCCTCTTTGTGCTGACCGTGGCCGCCGCTGAGGCCGCCATTGGCCTTGCGATCCTGGTTTGCTTCTTCCGCAACCGCGGCACTATCGCCGTGGAAGACATCAACGTGATGAAGGGCTAA
- a CDS encoding NADH-quinone oxidoreductase subunit J translates to MSVFAFYLFAISAITGGLFTVISRQPVHSVLWLILAFISSAGLFVLLGAEFVAMLLVIVYVGAVAVLFLFVVMMLDVDFAELKAEMARYMPLALLIGLVILMQFVMAFGAWETAPAAATQLAQPIPTDQHNTEALGLIIYDQYFLLFQLSGLILLVAMIGAIVLTLRHRTDVKRQDVVAQMMRDPASAMELKDVKPGQGL, encoded by the coding sequence ATGAGCGTTTTTGCCTTTTACCTCTTTGCCATCAGCGCCATCACCGGCGGGCTGTTTACGGTGATCAGCCGTCAGCCGGTGCATTCGGTGCTGTGGCTGATCCTGGCCTTCATTTCCTCCGCCGGGCTATTCGTCCTGCTCGGCGCTGAATTTGTCGCCATGCTGCTGGTCATCGTTTATGTGGGCGCGGTCGCGGTGCTGTTCCTCTTTGTGGTGATGATGCTGGATGTGGATTTCGCCGAGCTGAAAGCCGAGATGGCGCGCTACATGCCGCTGGCGCTGCTCATCGGTCTGGTGATCCTCATGCAATTCGTCATGGCCTTTGGCGCTTGGGAAACCGCACCGGCAGCAGCGACACAGCTGGCTCAGCCGATCCCGACGGACCAGCATAACACCGAGGCGCTTGGCCTCATCATTTATGATCAATACTTCCTTCTGTTCCAGCTCTCCGGCCTGATCCTGCTGGTTGCGATGATCGGTGCCATTGTGCTGACCCTACGCCACCGCACGGACGTCAAGCGCCAGGATGTCGTCGCCCAGATGATGCGTGATCCGGCCAGCGCGATGGAACTCAAGGATGTGAAACCGGGGCAGGGGCTTTGA
- a CDS encoding carboxymuconolactone decarboxylase family protein codes for MSDAKNPFEAMMAQAQDMAKALNPALESFSPTGAFKDFEALWPTMPKDVMEMMFGNTVNKGGLDAKTRLLLTLAGLTMQGAQADSAVRQTVRHALEAGAKKQEIVETIGQMSVFAGIPAMTRALELAQEVMDAKGDNET; via the coding sequence ATGAGCGACGCCAAGAACCCATTTGAGGCCATGATGGCCCAGGCTCAGGACATGGCCAAAGCCCTGAACCCCGCGTTGGAGAGCTTCTCTCCCACCGGTGCGTTCAAGGATTTTGAGGCGCTGTGGCCGACGATGCCGAAGGATGTCATGGAAATGATGTTCGGCAATACCGTCAACAAGGGCGGTCTCGATGCCAAAACCCGGCTGCTGCTGACGCTGGCCGGGCTGACAATGCAGGGCGCACAGGCAGATTCAGCCGTGCGTCAGACCGTACGCCACGCCCTAGAGGCGGGCGCGAAGAAACAAGAGATCGTTGAAACGATCGGACAGATGTCGGTGTTTGCCGGCATTCCGGCCATGACCCGCGCGCTGGAACTGGCGCAAGAGGTCATGGACGCCAAAGGGGACAATGAAACATGA
- the nuoI gene encoding NADH-quinone oxidoreductase subunit NuoI encodes MANIDYTRAAKYFLLQDFWVGFKLGLKYFFAPKATLNYPHEKGPLSPRFRGEHALRRYPNGEERCIACKLCEAVCPAQAITIDAEPREDGSRRTTRYDIDMTKCIYCGFCQEACPVDAIVEGPNFEFATETREELFYDKEKLLSNGERWEAEIARNLELDAPYR; translated from the coding sequence ATGGCGAACATCGACTACACCCGCGCTGCCAAATACTTCCTGCTGCAGGATTTCTGGGTTGGCTTCAAACTGGGGCTGAAGTATTTCTTCGCGCCCAAGGCCACCCTGAACTATCCGCACGAGAAGGGGCCTCTGTCGCCGCGTTTCCGCGGTGAGCACGCGCTGCGCCGCTACCCGAACGGCGAAGAACGCTGCATTGCGTGCAAGTTGTGCGAGGCGGTTTGCCCGGCGCAGGCGATTACTATCGACGCGGAACCGCGCGAGGACGGCAGCCGCCGCACCACGCGGTATGACATCGACATGACCAAATGCATCTACTGCGGTTTCTGCCAGGAAGCCTGCCCAGTGGATGCGATTGTTGAGGGTCCGAACTTCGAGTTCGCCACCGAGACCCGCGAGGAGCTGTTCTACGACAAGGAGAAGCTGCTTTCGAACGGCGAACGCTGGGAAGCTGAGATTGCCCGTAACCTCGAACTGGACGCGCCCTACCGATGA
- the nuoH gene encoding NADH-quinone oxidoreductase subunit NuoH: MAEFFNTPGGIAVLILAQVLAVVAFVMISLLFLVYGDRKIWAAVQMRRGPNVVGVYGLLQSVADALKYVVKEVVIPAGADRTVFILAPLTSFVLAMIAWAVIPFNDGWVLSDINVAILYVFAVSSLEVYGVIMGGWASNSKYPFLGSLRSAAQMISYEVSIGLIIVGVIISTGSMNFGDIVRAQDGDLGLLNWYWIPHFPMVFLFFISALAETNRPPFDLPEAESELVAGYQVEYSATPFLLFMAGEYIAIFLMCALTTLLFFGGWLSPIPGLPDGVLWMVAKMAFFFFLFAMVKAITPRYRYDQLMRLGWKVFLPFSLAWVVFVSFAAKFDWFWGIFARWTVGG; the protein is encoded by the coding sequence ATGGCTGAATTCTTTAACACCCCAGGCGGCATTGCTGTACTGATCCTGGCGCAAGTGCTTGCAGTTGTTGCCTTTGTCATGATTTCGCTTCTGTTCCTCGTCTACGGGGACCGCAAAATCTGGGCGGCTGTCCAGATGCGCCGAGGCCCCAATGTGGTTGGCGTCTACGGTCTGCTGCAATCGGTGGCGGACGCACTCAAATACGTCGTCAAAGAGGTGGTGATCCCCGCCGGTGCTGACCGCACCGTATTTATCCTGGCACCGCTGACGAGCTTTGTGCTGGCGATGATTGCCTGGGCGGTGATCCCGTTCAATGATGGCTGGGTGCTGTCAGACATCAACGTTGCCATTCTTTATGTGTTCGCGGTCTCCTCGCTTGAGGTTTACGGCGTGATCATGGGCGGTTGGGCGTCGAACTCGAAATATCCGTTTCTCGGTTCCTTGCGTTCAGCGGCGCAGATGATCTCTTACGAGGTCTCCATCGGTCTGATCATCGTTGGTGTCATCATCTCCACCGGCAGCATGAACTTCGGCGACATTGTGCGCGCGCAGGACGGTGATCTGGGTCTGCTGAACTGGTACTGGATCCCGCATTTCCCGATGGTGTTCCTGTTCTTCATCTCGGCGCTGGCAGAAACCAACCGCCCGCCGTTCGACCTGCCGGAAGCGGAATCGGAACTGGTGGCAGGCTACCAGGTGGAATACTCGGCGACACCGTTCCTTCTGTTCATGGCCGGGGAATACATTGCCATCTTCCTGATGTGCGCGCTGACAACACTGCTGTTCTTCGGCGGCTGGCTGTCTCCGATCCCGGGTCTGCCCGACGGCGTCCTGTGGATGGTTGCCAAGATGGCATTCTTCTTCTTCCTCTTCGCAATGGTGAAGGCGATCACGCCCCGCTACCGCTATGACCAGCTGATGCGTCTGGGTTGGAAAGTGTTCCTGCCGTTCTCGCTGGCCTGGGTTGTCTTCGTGTCCTTTGCTGCAAAATTTGACTGGTTCTGGGGCATCTTCGCCCGCTGGACCGTGGGAGGCTAA